Within the Micromonospora citrea genome, the region CCCGGGTGATGGACTCGCACCGCGACGACCTGGCGCACGCGGTGCAGGACGCGTACTCGATGCGCTGCGCGCCGCAGGTCGCCGGGGCGGCCCGGGACACGCTCGACTTCGTCCGCACCGTGGCCGACCGGGAGCTGGTCTCGGTGGTGGACAACCCGGTGGTGCTGCCGGACGGCCGGGTCGAGTCGACCGGAAACTTCCACGGCGCGCCGCTCGGCTTCGCCGCGGACTTCCTCGCCATCGCCGCCGCCGAGGTGGGCGCGATCGCCGAGCGCCGGGTGGACCGGCTGCTCGACGTCACCCGGTCCCGGGAGCTGCCGGCGTTCCTCTCCCCCGACGCCGGGGTCAACTCCGGGCTGATGATCGCCCAGTACACGGCGGCGGGGGTCGTCGCGGAGAACCGCCGGCTCGCCGCGCCCGCGTCGGTGGACTCGCTGCCGACCAGCGGCATGCAGGAGGACCACGTCTCGATGGGCTGGGCGGCGGCCAAGAAGCTGCGCACCGTGCTGGACAACCTGACCAGCCTGCTCGCGGTGGAGCTGCTCGCCGCGGTACGCGGCCTGCAGCTGCGCGCTCCGCTCGTCCCGTCGCCGGCCGGCCGGGCCGCCGTCGCGGCGCTCGCCGGGATCGCCGGGGAGCCGGGGCCGGACGTCTTCCTCGCCCCGCTGATGGAGGCTGCCCGGGCCGTGGTGGCCGGGCCCGAGCTGCGCGCCGCCATCGAGCGCGAGATCGGTCCCCTCGGCTGACGGCCCGCGCCGGGCCGTCGTGGCGACACGGTGGCCCGGCGCCCGCCGGTGGTCAGCCCACCAGCACCGCGACCCCGATCAGCACGGGCACGGCGGTCACCGTCGACAGCAGGATCGAGTCGCGCGCCAGGACCGTGCCCCGGTCGAAGCGGACCGCGTACACGAAGACGTTCTGCGCCGTCGGCAGTGCGGCGGTGACCGTGCAGGCCAGCACGAGGGCGGCCGGCAGCCCCATCGCGAAGCGCGCGACGAGGTAGGCCACGGCGGGCTGGACCACGGTCTTGAGGACGACCGCGAGGCGTACGTCCCGACCGGTGTCGCCGGAGCCGGGCCGCGCCGCGCCGTGCAGGGAGACGCCGTACGCGATCAGCGTGGCGGGGACCGCCATCGCCGCGACGAGCGCGATCGGCCGCAGCACCGGCTCCGGCGGCAGCCACCCCGTCAAACTGGCCGCGACGCCCAGCGCGCACGCCACGGTGACCGGGTTGGTGAGCGGCTGGAGCACCACGGTGCCGGGCGACGGTCGCCGCTTCGCCGTGGCCGCCTCGAGGAGGGCGTACGCGACAGGCGTCACGACGACCAGCTGGAACATCAGGACGGGTGCGACGAACGAGGCGTCGCCGAGGACGTAGACGGCGACCGGGATGCCGATGTTCGCCGCGTTGACGTACGACGAGGCCAGCGCCCCGATCGTCGCCTCCGCGACGGAGCGACGCCAGCGCAGCCGGGCGACGGCCACGTACAGCGACGCCACGGCGACGGTGCTCGCCACCGTCACGACCAGGGCGGACGAGACGATCGCGGGCACGTCGGCCCGGGCCACCGTCTGGAACAGCAGCGCCGGGGTCGCCACGAAGAACGCGACCCGGGAGAGGACGGTGGCAGCCTCCGGCCCCAGTACCCCGAGGCGACCGAGCGCATAGCCGACGGCGATGACCGTGGCGATGACGGCGAAGCCCGTCAGCACCCCTCCCACCGGGGCGGGGCCGTCAGCTCGCGGGCGGCAGCA harbors:
- a CDS encoding AEC family transporter — protein: MLTGFAVIATVIAVGYALGRLGVLGPEAATVLSRVAFFVATPALLFQTVARADVPAIVSSALVVTVASTVAVASLYVAVARLRWRRSVAEATIGALASSYVNAANIGIPVAVYVLGDASFVAPVLMFQLVVVTPVAYALLEAATAKRRPSPGTVVLQPLTNPVTVACALGVAASLTGWLPPEPVLRPIALVAAMAVPATLIAYGVSLHGAARPGSGDTGRDVRLAVVLKTVVQPAVAYLVARFAMGLPAALVLACTVTAALPTAQNVFVYAVRFDRGTVLARDSILLSTVTAVPVLIGVAVLVG